The following proteins come from a genomic window of Larimichthys crocea isolate SSNF chromosome III, L_crocea_2.0, whole genome shotgun sequence:
- the LOC104917660 gene encoding opioid growth factor receptor-like protein 1 has product MGNLLGSWRFKEPSTVEECDSTWGSDSESDEPVAEDDSGISDSVSPAESDRAAGDTSPQLTESPESVPKMKRSFYAARDLYKYRHSYPNYRKSRQPNEYRNLRFYLNKIPLVPDGIYIEEILTKWRGDYDKLEHNHTYIQWLFPLREQGLNFYAHELTQDEIKEFQSTREAKRRFLAAYSLMLDFYGIKLLDKSGNVARAPNWQERFQHLNESQHNYLRITRILKSLGELGYEAFKAPLVRLFLEESLCHNTIPNMQHSVLEYYVYTIRLPATRRRLLRYARQHYRPAHAFLWGPAPKRRGGGVGGSVGAGSSGIRAPAPTPERQRRGEESITSTSASSGIIVSSHDAMMCQDLAGGGMKGCVGLGSNMAGLEGALRMVGVRGERNEYNEIVPL; this is encoded by the exons atgggaaATCTGTTGGGCAGCTGGCGTTTCAAGGAGCCGAGCACCGTTGAGGAATGCGACTCGACGTGGGGGTCGGACTCGGAGAGCGACGAGCCGGTGGCTGAAGATGACAGCGGCATCTCAGACTCAGTCAGCCCGGCGGAGAGCGACCGGGCCGCCGGAGACACGTCCCCGCAG CTGACTGAATCCCCAGAGTCTGTTCCAAAGATGAAGAGGAGTTTCTACGCTGCCAGGGACCTCTACAAATACCGTCACAGCTACCcg aacTACAGAAAGTCCCGGCAACCCAACGAATATCGCAATCTGCGCTTCTACCTGAACAAGATCCCTCTAGTACCTGATG GTATCTATATAGAGGAAATTCTGACGAAGTGGAGAGGTGACTATGACAAACTGGAGCACAATCACACCTACATTCAGTG GCTGTTCCCATTAAGAGAACAAGGGCTCAACTTCTACGCACATGAACTGACTCAGGACGAGATCAAA GAATTCCAAAGCACTCGGGAAGCTAAGCGGAGATTCCTGGCGGCCTATTCCCTGATGTTGGACTTCTATGGCATCAAACTGCTGGATAAGAGCGGGAATGTTGCTCGGGCTCCTAACTGGCAGGAGCGCTTCCAGCACCTTAATGA GTCGCAGCACAACTACCTGCGGATCACTCGCATCCTGAAGTCCCTGGGCGAGCTTGGCTACGAGGCCTTCAAGGCCCCGCTGGTTCGTCTGTTCCTGGAGGAGTCACTGTGCCACAACACCATtcccaacatgcagcacagcgtCCTGGAGTACTACGTCTACACCATTCGCCTGCCAGCCACCCGCAGACGCCTGCTCCGCTACGCCCGCCAGCACTACAGGCCCGCCCACGCCTTCCTCTGGGGTCCGGCACCTAAGCGGCGAGGAGGTGGCGTTGGGGGTAGTGTAGGTGCTGGGAGTAGTGGGATCAGAGCGCCGGCTCCAACACCAGAGCGAcaaaggaggggggaggagagcatcacctccacctctgcaaGTAGCGGGATTATTGTGTCTTCCCATGATGCCATGATGTGCCAGGACCTGgctggaggagggatgaagggctGCGTGGGACTTGGTTCCAATATGGCGGGACTGGAGGGAGCGCTGAGGATGGTGGGCGTTAGAGGAGAGAGAAACGAGTACAATGAGATTGTTCCTTTGTAG